The following coding sequences lie in one Mycteria americana isolate JAX WOST 10 ecotype Jacksonville Zoo and Gardens chromosome 15, USCA_MyAme_1.0, whole genome shotgun sequence genomic window:
- the TMEM97 gene encoding sigma intracellular receptor 2, whose protein sequence is MAAGPRWRERLFALYFLSHIPVTLLVDLQALLPAGLHPQSLAELLQWYAATFRDPMMLQPPEWFKAFIYCEVFLQMPFFPVAVYAFLKGGCKWIRTPAIIYSTHVATTLFAILVHILFHDFSKSEHLGPQTQRERLILLSVYVPYLLIPLLILFTMLYNPHYNHVEKRKRK, encoded by the exons atggcggcggggccgcgctggcGGGAGCGGCTCTTCGCCCTCTACTTCCTCTCGCACATCCCCGTCACGCTGCTGGTGGATCTGCAGGCGCTGCTGCCCGCCGGCCTCCACCCGCAGAGC cTGGCAGAGTTGTTACAGTGGTACGCAGCCACCTTTAGAGACCCCATGATGCTCCAGCCCCCAGAGTGGTTCAAGGCGTTTATATATTGCGAAGTCTTCTTACAAATGCCTTTCTTCCCCGTTGCAGTATACGCCTTCTTGAAAG GTGGCTGCAAATGGATAAGGACTCCTGCAATTATCTACTCCACCCACGTAGCTACGACTCTGTTTGCTATCCTTGTGCATATCCTGTTCCATGATTTCTCAAAGTCTGAGCATTTGGGACCTCAGACGCAACGTGAGCGCCTAATTCTGCTATCTGTGTATGTGCCATACTTGCTGATACCCCTTCTGATTCTTTTTACCATGCTCTACAACCCCCATTATAACCAtgtggagaaaaggaaaaggaagtag
- the IFT20 gene encoding intraflagellar transport protein 20 homolog, which produces MAQAALGAAGLHFDELNKLRVLDPEVAQQTAQLREECRAFLDKIVEFQKIVGSLIELVDQLAKAAESEKMKAIGARNLLKSIAKQREAQEQQLQALIAEKKMQLERYRIEYETLCKIEADQNEFIDQFIFQK; this is translated from the exons ATGGCGCAGGCGGCGCTGGGCGCGGCGGGCCTCCACTTCGACGAGCTGAACAAGCTGCGGGTCCTCGACCCTGAGGTGGCGCAGCAGACGGCGCAGCTCCGCGAGGAGTGCAGAGCCTTCCTGGACA aaatagtAGAATTTCAAAAAATAGTGGGTAGCTTAATTGAACTTGTTGATCAACTGGCAAAAGCTGCTGAAAGCGAGAAGATGAAG GCCATTGGTGCACGAAATTTGCTGAAGTCTATagcaaagcaaagagaagctCAGGAACAGCAACTTCAGGCTTTAATAGCTGAGAAAAAGATGCAGCTGGAAAG ataccgAATAGAGTACGAGACTCTGTGTAAAATTGAAGCAGACCAGAACGAATTCATTGAccaattcatttttcagaaatag